In a single window of the Acinetobacter sp. CS-2 genome:
- a CDS encoding metal-dependent hydrolase produces the protein MNAIVQAQIIPVVRRNLDFKLNEVPRFWFGGDPFITRMFDALSLTFPDGERYFIQSVRLFREQITDPDLKQRVAEFIGQEAQHGIAHDKMNQVMKEQGMPVDQFIQRLNKIFKFELEKRSPQYNIAMTAAAEHLTALMAETFYSHKERLRDAHPYVRALFAWHAIEEMEHRDVAFDVMKQVGNVPESTRKFVLVWTTALMFGFTLYRANVMLKHDGFSSLQRLQMNIRGLPWFFGRKGTLSKMSKQYRDWFKKDFHPSQHPVIAQYDVWVKTLQQTGDPIQAGEAFWQAAKD, from the coding sequence ATGAATGCCATTGTCCAAGCGCAGATTATTCCCGTCGTACGTCGTAATCTGGATTTCAAGCTGAATGAGGTTCCGCGTTTCTGGTTCGGAGGTGACCCGTTTATTACCCGGATGTTTGATGCACTCAGCCTGACTTTTCCCGATGGCGAACGTTACTTCATTCAGTCAGTCCGTCTGTTTCGGGAGCAGATTACCGATCCAGATTTAAAGCAGCGTGTGGCAGAATTTATCGGTCAGGAAGCACAGCACGGCATTGCGCATGACAAAATGAATCAGGTCATGAAAGAACAAGGCATGCCGGTCGATCAGTTTATTCAGCGTTTGAATAAAATTTTTAAATTCGAGCTGGAAAAACGTTCTCCACAATACAATATTGCCATGACGGCTGCCGCTGAACACCTGACCGCCTTAATGGCAGAAACCTTTTACAGCCATAAAGAGAGGTTAAGAGATGCCCATCCTTATGTACGGGCACTATTTGCCTGGCATGCGATTGAAGAAATGGAACACCGGGATGTCGCTTTTGATGTCATGAAGCAGGTCGGCAATGTGCCTGAAAGTACCCGTAAATTTGTTCTGGTCTGGACCACGGCATTAATGTTCGGCTTTACCCTTTACCGTGCCAATGTCATGTTAAAGCATGACGGGTTTAGCTCATTACAACGTCTGCAAATGAATATTCGCGGATTACCGTGGTTCTTTGGAAGAAAGGGCACGCTCAGCAAAATGAGCAAACAATATCGCGACTGGTTTAAAAAGGATTTTCATCCCAGCCAGCATCCGGTGATTGCCCAATATGATGTCTGGGTCAAAACCCTGCAACAGACCGGTGATCCGATCCAGGCTGGAGAAGCATTTTGGCAGGCAGCTAAAGACTAG